From the Manis javanica isolate MJ-LG chromosome 13, MJ_LKY, whole genome shotgun sequence genome, one window contains:
- the RWDD1 gene encoding RWD domain-containing protein 1 isoform X1: MTDYGEEQRNELEALESIYPDSFTVLSENPPSFTITVTSEAGENDETVQTTLKFTYSEKYPDEAPLYEIFSQENLEDNDASDILKLLALQAEENRGMVMIFTLVTAVQEKLNQIVDQIKTRREEEKKQKEKEAEESEKQLFHGTPVTIENFLSWKAKFDAELLEIKKKRMKEEEQAGKNKLSGKQLFETDHNLDTSDIQFLEDAGNSVEVDESLFQEMDDLELEDDEDDPDYNPADPESDLTD; this comes from the exons TATTATCAGAAAATCCACCCAGCTTCACCATTACTGTGACATCTGAGGCTGGAGAAAATGATGAAA CTGTCCAGACTACCCTCAAATTTACATATAGTGAAAAATATCCAGATGAAGCCCCCCTTTATGAAATATTCTCCCAGGAAAATCTAGAAGATAATGATGCTTcagatatattaaaattattagcaTTACAG GCAGAGGAAAACCGTGGTATGGTGATGATCTTTACTTTAGTAACAGCTGTGCAAGAGAAATTAAATCAAATAGTAGATCAAATAAAAACTAGacgagaagaagaaaagaaacaaaaagaaaaagaagcagaagaaTCTGAAAAG caATTATTTCATGGCACTCCTGTTACAATTGAGAATTTCTTAAGTTGGAAGGCCAAGTTTGATGCAGaactcttggaaattaaaaagaaacgaatgaaagaagaagaacaagctggaaaaaataaattaagtg ggAAACAACTATTTGAAACAGATCATAATCTTGATACATCTGATATCCAGTTCTTGGAGGATG CTGGAAACAGTGTGGAGGTAGATGAGTCTTTGTTCCAGGAAATGGATGATTTGGAGCTGGAGGATGATGAGGATGATCCAGATTACAATCCTGCTGACCCAGAGAGTGACTTGACTGACTAA
- the RWDD1 gene encoding RWD domain-containing protein 1 isoform X4 → MMKAEENRGMVMIFTLVTAVQEKLNQIVDQIKTRREEEKKQKEKEAEESEKQLFHGTPVTIENFLSWKAKFDAELLEIKKKRMKEEEQAGKNKLSGKQLFETDHNLDTSDIQFLEDAGNSVEVDESLFQEMDDLELEDDEDDPDYNPADPESDLTD, encoded by the exons ATGATGAAA GCAGAGGAAAACCGTGGTATGGTGATGATCTTTACTTTAGTAACAGCTGTGCAAGAGAAATTAAATCAAATAGTAGATCAAATAAAAACTAGacgagaagaagaaaagaaacaaaaagaaaaagaagcagaagaaTCTGAAAAG caATTATTTCATGGCACTCCTGTTACAATTGAGAATTTCTTAAGTTGGAAGGCCAAGTTTGATGCAGaactcttggaaattaaaaagaaacgaatgaaagaagaagaacaagctggaaaaaataaattaagtg ggAAACAACTATTTGAAACAGATCATAATCTTGATACATCTGATATCCAGTTCTTGGAGGATG CTGGAAACAGTGTGGAGGTAGATGAGTCTTTGTTCCAGGAAATGGATGATTTGGAGCTGGAGGATGATGAGGATGATCCAGATTACAATCCTGCTGACCCAGAGAGTGACTTGACTGACTAA
- the RWDD1 gene encoding RWD domain-containing protein 1 isoform X3 — protein sequence MMKTTLKFTYSEKYPDEAPLYEIFSQENLEDNDASDILKLLALQAEENRGMVMIFTLVTAVQEKLNQIVDQIKTRREEEKKQKEKEAEESEKQLFHGTPVTIENFLSWKAKFDAELLEIKKKRMKEEEQAGKNKLSGKQLFETDHNLDTSDIQFLEDAGNSVEVDESLFQEMDDLELEDDEDDPDYNPADPESDLTD from the exons ATGATGAAA ACTACCCTCAAATTTACATATAGTGAAAAATATCCAGATGAAGCCCCCCTTTATGAAATATTCTCCCAGGAAAATCTAGAAGATAATGATGCTTcagatatattaaaattattagcaTTACAG GCAGAGGAAAACCGTGGTATGGTGATGATCTTTACTTTAGTAACAGCTGTGCAAGAGAAATTAAATCAAATAGTAGATCAAATAAAAACTAGacgagaagaagaaaagaaacaaaaagaaaaagaagcagaagaaTCTGAAAAG caATTATTTCATGGCACTCCTGTTACAATTGAGAATTTCTTAAGTTGGAAGGCCAAGTTTGATGCAGaactcttggaaattaaaaagaaacgaatgaaagaagaagaacaagctggaaaaaataaattaagtg ggAAACAACTATTTGAAACAGATCATAATCTTGATACATCTGATATCCAGTTCTTGGAGGATG CTGGAAACAGTGTGGAGGTAGATGAGTCTTTGTTCCAGGAAATGGATGATTTGGAGCTGGAGGATGATGAGGATGATCCAGATTACAATCCTGCTGACCCAGAGAGTGACTTGACTGACTAA